Proteins encoded in a region of the Leptospirales bacterium genome:
- a CDS encoding PAS domain S-box protein, producing MHKDPESPIRLSLRRDLPGLPFAFVEPSGVIVSSGGPLSAYLAARGDAGNLLECGLVLEAELDQARYALQAPDRTDLWGQLQARFPQVDGQSALPARLHGAWDARRRQWLIFWHPQLEDLQTMEMKALLLERFALSTPEPAMVADLQGRVLYSNQAANEICEFFAGATDGGTLDDCLSFEDPGIDLPAKLSEIGSADLVARTRSGLRLTTRCVLVFDPTGHPLGIVVHIRSDSGAAQAESALSDDATRHFRMYRQIVEGSSESIVLADLSGTILFANRAAGRLYGRDPAQISGQNLDLLARPSAELSQAIVAGLRDLGHWSGETKHRRLIVEGEERDFEAFQSMDLLFDDQGNPLGIISMSRDVTPLREAERDAHAKQAEIIRLQEAFVEDLEKQVRERTAELAREKDRTQELLLNILPADTAEELKLHGRSEPRSYGAATVLFSDFAGFTTLVRSLSPEEIVHILNDYFVAFDHIMTRHGLEKIKTIGDAYMAVSGVPHPRENSAASAVRAALDMQDYVEAEARRRTLFGKAPWRIRVGLHSGPVVAGVVGEHKFAYDIWGDAVNVANRLEAAGEVGRVNVSEDTWRLVQHAFEGEARGSIAIKNRGEIRMWWVNGPRLEPM from the coding sequence ATGCATAAGGACCCGGAATCGCCCATCAGACTTTCGCTGCGACGCGACCTTCCTGGCCTGCCCTTTGCTTTTGTCGAACCATCGGGCGTCATTGTTTCTTCGGGCGGTCCTCTATCGGCCTATCTGGCGGCGCGCGGAGATGCTGGCAATTTGCTGGAGTGCGGCCTGGTGCTTGAAGCGGAGCTGGATCAGGCTCGCTATGCGCTGCAGGCCCCGGACCGCACCGATCTCTGGGGCCAACTTCAGGCCCGCTTTCCACAAGTCGATGGGCAAAGCGCGCTGCCGGCGCGCCTGCATGGCGCCTGGGACGCGCGACGCAGACAGTGGCTGATCTTCTGGCATCCGCAGCTGGAAGATCTGCAAACGATGGAGATGAAGGCGCTGCTCCTTGAGCGATTTGCTCTTTCAACTCCAGAACCGGCGATGGTCGCCGATCTTCAGGGTCGCGTGCTTTACTCCAATCAGGCGGCAAACGAAATCTGCGAATTCTTTGCCGGCGCCACCGACGGCGGAACGCTTGATGACTGCCTGAGTTTCGAAGACCCCGGCATCGATCTTCCGGCAAAATTATCTGAAATAGGGTCCGCCGATCTTGTCGCCAGAACGCGAAGCGGTCTGCGCCTCACGACGCGATGCGTCCTGGTGTTTGATCCAACAGGACATCCGCTGGGAATTGTTGTGCATATTCGCAGCGATAGCGGCGCGGCCCAGGCGGAAAGCGCCTTGAGCGACGACGCCACCCGGCATTTTCGGATGTACCGGCAGATTGTAGAGGGAAGCTCGGAGTCCATTGTTCTGGCCGACCTGAGCGGTACGATCCTCTTTGCCAACCGTGCGGCTGGAAGATTGTATGGTCGCGACCCCGCTCAGATATCCGGTCAAAACCTGGACCTGCTGGCGCGCCCTTCGGCCGAGCTCAGCCAGGCGATCGTGGCCGGCCTGCGCGATCTGGGACACTGGTCGGGAGAAACGAAGCACAGGCGACTGATCGTCGAGGGCGAGGAACGGGACTTTGAGGCCTTCCAGTCGATGGACCTGCTCTTTGATGACCAGGGAAATCCGCTGGGTATCATCAGCATGAGTCGCGACGTTACTCCGCTTCGTGAGGCAGAGCGCGATGCACATGCCAAGCAGGCGGAAATCATACGCCTGCAAGAAGCTTTTGTCGAAGACCTGGAAAAGCAGGTGCGCGAAAGGACCGCTGAACTGGCCCGCGAAAAGGACCGAACGCAGGAGCTGCTGCTAAACATTCTGCCGGCCGATACGGCCGAAGAACTCAAACTGCACGGTCGGTCGGAGCCCAGAAGCTACGGCGCCGCCACGGTCCTTTTTTCCGATTTTGCCGGCTTTACAACGCTCGTCCGTTCTCTGTCGCCCGAGGAAATTGTTCACATATTGAACGATTATTTTGTGGCCTTCGACCACATCATGACCCGCCACGGCCTGGAGAAAATCAAGACCATAGGCGACGCCTACATGGCCGTGAGCGGGGTCCCCCATCCTCGTGAAAACAGCGCCGCCAGTGCGGTACGCGCTGCACTGGATATGCAAGACTATGTCGAAGCGGAGGCGCGACGCAGGACCCTTTTTGGCAAGGCCCCCTGGCGAATCCGCGTTGGCCTTCATTCTGGACCGGTTGTTGCCGGCGTTGTCGGCGAGCACAAGTTCGCTTACGATATCTGGGGCGATGCCGTGAACGTGGCCAATCGCCTGGAGGCCGCCGGCGAAGTTGGCAGAGTCAATGTTTCTGAAGACACCTGGCGACTTGTTCAGCATGCTTTTGAAGGCGAGGCGCGCGGTTCTATTGCCATCAAG
- a CDS encoding AhpC/TSA family protein, whose amino-acid sequence MNLQSELSKFAEQLQQNAPPERIRLFETFVGALQKSGITTLGPKKGEQIGDFEVANVYSLPAGRSLGERIPNFSLRDHMDRLVRLSDFLSKGPVVLSFYRGNWCPACNIELRALQHNLPRFKEAGAQLVAISNESPDQSITTAEKLQLEFAVLSDPGGRVARQFKLLYQSPGQERFFSDVNIAAHNADSVARFVIPATYVIDQNYVVRYAFADANFLHRADIEEVIAALQSIAAGAPR is encoded by the coding sequence ATGAACCTGCAATCTGAACTTTCCAAATTTGCCGAACAGCTACAACAGAACGCCCCGCCGGAGCGCATCAGACTTTTTGAGACCTTTGTTGGCGCGCTGCAGAAGTCCGGAATAACGACCCTTGGACCGAAGAAGGGCGAGCAGATTGGCGATTTTGAGGTCGCCAATGTCTACAGTCTGCCAGCCGGCCGATCGCTGGGCGAGCGTATTCCCAATTTTTCGCTGCGCGACCACATGGATCGTCTGGTGCGTCTTTCAGATTTCCTGAGCAAGGGGCCGGTGGTGCTCAGCTTCTATCGCGGAAACTGGTGTCCTGCCTGCAACATTGAACTGCGTGCGCTGCAGCACAACCTGCCGCGCTTCAAGGAAGCGGGCGCGCAGCTGGTTGCAATCAGCAATGAAAGTCCCGATCAAAGCATTACTACGGCGGAGAAGCTGCAGCTTGAATTTGCCGTGCTTTCCGACCCTGGCGGACGGGTGGCGCGTCAATTCAAGCTGCTCTATCAATCTCCCGGTCAGGAACGTTTCTTCTCAGATGTGAACATTGCCGCCCACAATGCGGACAGCGTGGCGCGCTTTGTGATTCCGGCGACCTATGTGATTGACCAGAACTATGTGGTTCGCTATGCCTTTGCCGATGCAAATTTCTTGCATCGCGCCGACATCGAAGAAGTGATTGCGGCGCTGCAATCTATCGCCGCCGGCGCGCCGCGCTGA
- a CDS encoding methyltransferase domain-containing protein gives MESSTKLFMAPVYHFVDDGLHYYVAPEAPNWIVVEEAGHRTIQALLATPGLSVGQLAGLRIASEGIEPARAMIEAHDFAASLERSKMAAQRPTDVASYAGRLASAPPERLRELWLQINNNCNLSCQHCLVESGPGGDRGLSEERIDALVENAIHLGIERLYITGGEPFLRKDLTKHLRRAHDAQLETIVLTNGSLWGPSIVAGLKELDTQLLKIQISIDGASAAVNDAMRGPGALQQALSGMQRFSAMGFSVSATCVAAEENLAELEQIPAIVASHGASSFHLMWSLRRGRALAAQNGFFPAAARIGERLPAVIRAAQSAGIAFDNLEAARRRVNGVPHVRYDLGNQGWESICVGADGRVFPSAALAGLDPLICGSVLETELARIWSASQICQELRQCSLIHQPGVAADPFRFLTGGGDLEHAYLYSGSFLGEDPYYPLTRSLIRHAMTELGREKRDRVNRRSGHVSPLILHAMGAGAIACGAADERLADKSVLTLHSNCVLSFDVDLPRAKVREFYGAAAATPQAELCCPTSFDPSVIDHIPKEVIDRFYGCGSPVTRAGIQPGETIVDLGSGAGIDVFIASRLTGAQGRAIGIDMTDKMLEVAQLHRPTVAAALGYDNIEFRRGFLESIPLPPRSVDLITSNCVINLSPDKLRVFEGMWQTLRDHGRIVFSDIVSEVDAPAHLKVNPQLWGECLVGALTEPELYATLERAGFFGLELLAKQYWKTVEGIAFYSVTVRAWKFEKQSGCVFAGHKAVYLGPGKALVDEEGHQFLRGEPYEICTDTVAKLSRAPYASSFAILDPDAEFQSYVCCSTEDGCC, from the coding sequence GTGGAAAGTAGTACAAAGCTATTCATGGCCCCGGTCTACCACTTTGTCGACGATGGCCTCCACTACTACGTGGCGCCGGAAGCGCCCAACTGGATTGTAGTCGAAGAGGCTGGCCATCGAACCATTCAGGCATTGCTTGCTACGCCCGGCTTGAGCGTGGGCCAACTGGCCGGTTTGCGAATTGCCAGCGAGGGCATCGAGCCGGCGCGGGCCATGATTGAAGCCCATGATTTTGCAGCAAGTCTGGAGCGCTCAAAAATGGCCGCTCAGAGGCCAACGGACGTCGCATCCTATGCCGGCCGCCTGGCCAGCGCGCCTCCGGAGAGGCTGCGCGAATTGTGGCTGCAAATCAACAACAACTGCAATCTGAGCTGCCAGCACTGCCTGGTGGAGTCCGGCCCCGGCGGCGACCGCGGTCTTTCCGAGGAACGCATTGATGCGCTGGTTGAGAACGCAATTCATCTTGGAATTGAGCGTCTTTATATAACTGGCGGCGAACCCTTTCTACGAAAAGATCTGACGAAGCATCTGCGGCGCGCCCACGACGCGCAGTTGGAAACGATTGTACTGACCAATGGCAGCCTATGGGGCCCCTCCATTGTCGCCGGGCTTAAGGAGCTTGATACACAGCTCCTTAAGATTCAAATTTCAATCGATGGCGCCTCTGCGGCGGTCAACGACGCCATGCGCGGCCCGGGCGCGTTGCAGCAAGCGCTCTCCGGGATGCAACGCTTCAGCGCTATGGGATTCTCCGTATCGGCCACCTGCGTCGCGGCGGAGGAGAATCTTGCAGAGCTGGAGCAAATCCCGGCCATTGTCGCCAGCCATGGCGCCAGCAGCTTTCATCTGATGTGGTCCTTGCGACGCGGTCGAGCGCTTGCTGCACAGAACGGCTTTTTTCCGGCAGCCGCCAGAATTGGAGAGCGACTGCCTGCTGTAATTCGTGCGGCGCAGAGCGCTGGCATTGCCTTCGACAATCTGGAGGCCGCGCGCCGTCGTGTAAACGGCGTTCCACACGTGCGCTATGACCTGGGCAACCAGGGATGGGAATCGATTTGCGTCGGCGCGGACGGCCGCGTTTTTCCCTCGGCCGCTCTGGCGGGCCTTGATCCGCTGATCTGCGGCAGCGTTCTGGAAACGGAGCTCGCCCGGATCTGGAGCGCGTCACAGATCTGTCAGGAGCTGCGACAGTGCAGCCTGATTCATCAGCCAGGAGTTGCCGCCGACCCCTTTCGCTTCCTGACCGGCGGCGGCGATCTGGAGCACGCCTATCTCTACAGCGGCTCCTTTCTGGGCGAGGATCCCTACTATCCGCTTACTCGAAGCTTGATTCGCCATGCCATGACCGAGCTTGGCCGCGAAAAGCGTGATCGGGTCAATCGTCGTTCCGGTCATGTCTCTCCTCTGATTCTGCACGCCATGGGCGCCGGCGCTATAGCTTGTGGCGCCGCTGACGAGCGTCTGGCGGACAAGAGCGTGCTTACTCTACATTCCAATTGCGTCCTGTCCTTTGACGTGGATCTGCCGCGGGCCAAAGTGCGCGAGTTTTATGGCGCTGCCGCCGCGACTCCTCAGGCAGAACTGTGCTGCCCCACCAGCTTCGATCCATCGGTAATCGATCACATTCCGAAAGAAGTGATCGATCGATTTTACGGCTGTGGATCGCCGGTCACGCGAGCGGGCATTCAGCCGGGCGAGACGATTGTCGATCTGGGTTCCGGCGCCGGCATCGATGTATTTATCGCCTCGCGCCTGACCGGCGCGCAGGGACGCGCCATTGGCATCGATATGACCGACAAAATGCTGGAGGTAGCTCAACTACACCGACCCACGGTGGCTGCGGCGCTGGGCTATGACAATATTGAGTTTCGGCGCGGGTTTTTGGAATCGATTCCGTTGCCGCCGCGCAGCGTCGACCTGATCACGTCAAATTGTGTGATCAATCTTTCGCCGGACAAGCTGCGCGTCTTTGAAGGCATGTGGCAGACGCTGCGCGATCACGGTCGTATCGTATTCTCCGATATCGTTTCGGAGGTTGACGCTCCAGCTCATCTCAAAGTGAACCCGCAATTGTGGGGCGAGTGCCTGGTCGGGGCGCTCACCGAGCCCGAGCTCTATGCCACGCTGGAGCGAGCCGGCTTCTTTGGACTGGAACTTCTGGCAAAGCAATACTGGAAGACTGTCGAAGGCATCGCATTCTACTCAGTCACAGTGCGCGCCTGGAAATTTGAAAAGCAATCGGGCTGTGTTTTTGCCGGGCATAAGGCCGTCTACCTGGGACCTGGGAAGGCGCTGGTTGATGAAGAGGGCCACCAGTTCCTGCGCGGCGAACCCTACGAGATCTGTACCGACACCGTGGCCAAGCTCTCGCGAGCGCCCTATGCTTCCAGCTTCGCCATCCTCGATCCAGACGCCGAATTTCAAAGCTACGTTTGCTGCAGTACGGAAGATGGCTGTTGCTAG
- a CDS encoding YnfA family protein — protein sequence MNAGEFGKTLLLFLFSAAAEILGCYFLYLWLRKAASPWMLPCAALALFVFAWSLSLHPAPAGRVYAAYGGVYVVLSLIWFWMVDGAKIRATDLIGVVTVFAGILILRAGGRTP from the coding sequence ATGAATGCCGGCGAATTCGGTAAAACGCTGCTGCTCTTCCTGTTTTCGGCTGCAGCTGAAATCCTGGGCTGCTATTTTCTTTACCTCTGGCTGCGGAAGGCAGCGTCGCCATGGATGCTCCCGTGCGCTGCGCTCGCTCTGTTTGTATTCGCCTGGTCGCTCAGCTTGCATCCGGCCCCCGCCGGCCGGGTGTATGCGGCCTACGGCGGAGTTTATGTTGTCCTGTCGCTCATCTGGTTCTGGATGGTTGACGGCGCAAAAATACGAGCAACGGATCTCATTGGCGTCGTAACAGTGTTTGCCGGGATATTGATTTTGCGCGCCGGCGGGCGCACTCCTTGA
- a CDS encoding heavy metal-responsive transcriptional regulator: MRSSPAEKSPMTIGSFARRAGVSADTARFYERIGLLKPVRQENNYRLYGADELARIEFITRARASGFTLSEVRAFLAMVARGKKSCIDYSAVVQKKLRDLDEQIRSLQTARRELRNALRSCGGGDQECPHAPAN; this comes from the coding sequence ATGCGCAGTTCACCGGCCGAAAAAAGCCCCATGACCATTGGCTCATTTGCTCGCCGGGCCGGGGTAAGCGCAGACACGGCTCGATTCTACGAGCGGATTGGTCTGCTCAAGCCTGTGCGGCAGGAAAACAACTACCGCCTATATGGCGCCGACGAGCTGGCAAGGATCGAATTCATTACCAGGGCGCGCGCTTCCGGATTCACGCTTTCAGAAGTGCGCGCCTTCTTGGCGATGGTTGCCAGGGGAAAGAAAAGCTGCATCGACTACTCGGCCGTAGTTCAAAAGAAGTTGAGGGATCTAGACGAACAGATTCGCAGTCTTCAGACCGCACGCCGCGAACTCCGCAATGCGCTGCGCTCCTGCGGCGGGGGAGACCAGGAGTGTCCGCATGCGCCGGCCAATTGA
- a CDS encoding type II toxin-antitoxin system VapC family toxin, whose product MVYLDTSVVLAALLAEDRRPPVELWSEELISSRLLEYELWNRLHARKLERSHGDAALAILSSVALLELSPTVLSRAINPFPFAVRTLDALHLASMLFLMAHNQEVQLACYDERLSRCAQAMGIADYFPGT is encoded by the coding sequence ATGGTCTACCTGGATACCTCCGTCGTTCTTGCCGCCTTGCTGGCGGAAGACCGCCGCCCGCCAGTCGAACTCTGGAGCGAGGAACTCATTTCCAGCAGACTTCTGGAGTATGAACTCTGGAATCGACTGCATGCTCGAAAACTGGAGCGGAGTCATGGCGATGCCGCACTGGCGATCCTGTCTTCGGTGGCCCTGCTTGAACTCTCGCCGACCGTGCTTTCCCGCGCCATCAATCCCTTTCCATTTGCGGTGCGGACGCTTGATGCGCTGCACCTCGCTTCCATGCTTTTCTTGATGGCTCACAATCAAGAAGTGCAGCTGGCCTGCTATGATGAGCGGCTGAGCAGATGCGCTCAGGCAATGGGTATTGCCGACTATTTTCCGGGGACGTAG